A window of the Mus pahari chromosome 1, PAHARI_EIJ_v1.1, whole genome shotgun sequence genome harbors these coding sequences:
- the LOC110335097 gene encoding NTF2-related export protein 1-like, with protein MASVDFKTYVDQAYRAAEEFVNVYYTTMDKWRWVLSRLYMGTATFVWNGNAVSGQESLSEFFEMLPSSEFQINVVNCQTVHDEATSSQTTVLVVICGTEKLEGNKQRDFNQNFILTTQASPSNTVWKIASDGFLFQDWAS; from the coding sequence ATGGCATCAGTAGATTTTAAGACCTATGTGGACCAGGCCTACAGAGCTGCAGAGGAATTTGTCAATGTCTACTATACGACTATGGATAAGTGGCGGTGGGTACTGTCCCGCCTATACATGGGCACAGCCACTTTTGTATGGAATGGAAATGCTGTTTCAGGACAAGAATCCTTGAGTGAGTTTTTTGAGATGTTGCCTTCCAGTGAGTTCCAAATCAACGTGGTAAACTGCCAGACTGTCCATGATGAAGCTACATCAAGCCAGACCACGGTGCTTGTGGTCATCTGTGGAACAGAGAAGCTTGAGGGCAACAAACAGCGGGACTTCAACCAGAACTTCATCTTGACTACTCAGGCGTCACCCAGTAACACAGTGTGGAAGATAGCAAGTGACGGCTTCCTGTTCCAGGACTGGGCCAGCTAG